A window of Oligoflexus sp. genomic DNA:
TAAACATTCTTTCCGTTCCACTGCCGTTCGAGCCCTCTCCAATTCTGGATCTTATCTTGCAAACTTCCTCATGCCTGATGGGCGTTCATTGCGCAAACCCAACGCTAGAGCATAGCGGGAATAAGGAGTGAAGTATGAACGAGAATCCTGGCATTGGCGAAAAGGCGGGCAATATCATTCGGTCGGCAACGGCTCAAGCAGCCGGCATCGGAACAGAAACGACATCGACCATTCTAAAAAAATTGCACGTCATCAATCGTGCTGAAATTGAAGCAGGCTCCATTGCCTTGCAGCGGGGTCTCTCGGCGGCAGCCAGGGACTTCGGCCAGCATCTGATCAGCGATCACGAGCGAATGGACCGTGAGATCACTCAAGTGGCTCGGAATTTCAACGTGGATCTGCGTGATGAGCTATCGGAAGAAAGCGTGAGGCACCTCCGCGAGAAACTGGAGGACGTGGCCAGCAATTTGCGGGAGGCCGACCCCAAGGAATTCGATAGGATTTTTGGCGATAGCATGTACAAGGCCCACAAAGAAGCTATTGCCATGACGCAGAACGCTGAGGATGATGTCTCCTCGGATGAGGTCGGGCAGCTGCTGCGCTCGACGGTCGCGGCCCTCCAGCACCATGTCCAGCTTGCGGAAAGGGTTCAGGCCCAAGCTCAATAAAGAGTCAAAGACTTACATTGAAGTGTTGGAATCTCTTCCTTTCGAAGTGGAGCTAGTCAAGCTCCACTCCTTTAAGGATTCAGTACCTGGGCGACTCGCCTTGGGATGACCAGCCTCTGGTTTGCGCGGCTACCGAATGACGACGGGCGCTCAGATCCTGATAGTACTGGGAAACCTTGGTCTGGAAAGACTCCGAGAGACTCAAGTCTCGTGAATAAGGAGGCGCTTCCTTAACCTCATCCCGCACCATGGCCACCATCATGACCCGATCTTCCCAATTGATAGCCTGAATCATGCCCCGATCCACAACCACCTCACCGCCCGGCCACCAGGTTCTCGTATCGACGATCACGTGGGTGACGCTCCAGTCGGCGGCATCAATGAGCAGGTCCTCGACATGCCCCAGGTCACCATCAAGGGCTCGCAGCCCGTAGCTTTTCACCTCCAGAAAGCTGCGCAGATGGCTCTCTTCCGCCTGACCGGGATAACTCTGCCCTTCCTCGGAAGGGCTTTTGGGCGTTGCGCTGGACAAAAGATCCAGCGTTCGGGAGATCCCTGCCGGATAAGGTGGATAGGTGTAGATTCCTGGAAAGGAAGAGACGGCCTGAGGTGTCGACCAATAGGGCGACCACCCGTAGTACGAACTCAAGTATTCTTCGTACTGACGCGAAACCGTCTTTTCCGTGTCCGCGCCGGGACTGTTTTTGATCTGCTCTTCGGTCAGCTTGGATTGAAAAGCACCGGCCTCGGCATCCAAAGCGGTCAAGGCCTCGGGACTGATCAGGACCTGCCGCCCCGATAGCCATGAACCTGTGTCCACGACGCAGTAACGGATCTTCCAGGCACGATCGTCGAAATAAAGATCCTTGATGATCCCGGCGCCACGATCGACAGCCTGGACTCCGATCTTGATCAAAGCACTTGCTCGATAGAGCATTTTATCCTCCTTCCATGCGTCTCAGATCATCTCCCGAACCTTGTCTGACATCGCCGTAAGCGCAATCTTACCCGCATAGGGCTGTCCTCTTGCGAGCGCCTCGGCAAAGTGTTTGGCCTGTTCGAATTTGATCTTGCCAGGAAGAGGCGGTTCGAAAGGATCGACGACCGCCTCGATCAAGGCGGGACCATCATGAAGGAAGGCCTCATCCATGATCCGGCCGCAATCTGCGGGATTTTCGATCGTGAATCCTGCGACTCCATAAGCACGGGCCAAGGCCGCAAAATCAATCGGCTGCAGGTCAACTCCGTATTCAGGATTGCCCAGGAATACCATCTGCTCCCACTTGATCTGGCCCAAGGTGTTATTCTTGATCACAATGATTTTAATCGGCAGCTTGTACTTGACACAGGTTGCTAGTTCCGAAGGGAGCATCGAGAAACCACCGTCGCCAATGAAGGCCACGCACTGCCGGTGCGGAAACGCGATCTGCGCGGCGACCGCATAGGCGAGTCCGCAGGCCATGGTTGCGAGCGTACCGGAGCACGAGAACATCTGGCCCTTCTTGGCCCGGATCTGTCGCGCCCACCAGGTCGTGATGGTCCCTGAATCCGAGGATATGATCGCATCGTGGCTAAGGCGTTTGCCCAATTCCCACGCGACGACCTGCGGCTTCATCGGCATATCGGAACGTGTGCCGCGTTCTTCCATCAGCTCCCACCATTCCTCCATTCCTTTCTGCGCCTTTTTCAGGAAACTTTTATCCTCTTTGTTCTTCAGAAGAGGTGAAAGGGCTTGCAGCGTCTTTTGGCTGTCACCGATCAAGCCAACCTCGACCGGATAGCGAAGGCCGATGCGCATCGGATCCATATCGAGCTGAATGGCCCGAGCCTGTCCTGGCTTGGGATAAAACTCCATATAAGGGAAGGATGACCCGATGATGAAAAGCGTATCGCAATTCTCCATCACCTCCTGCGAGGGTCGCGTGCCGAGCAGACCCAGCCCACCCGTTGTATAAGGGCTGGTATCCGGAACCGCTGCTTTCCCGAGCAGAGCTTTAATAATGGGCGCGCCGAGCTTTTCCGCCATCTCCTCGATAGTATCACCCGCGTTGAGCGCTCCGCGTCCGATCAGAAAAGCGACTTTTCGCCCGGAATTCAGAAGGTCGGCGGCGGCATGAAGATCATGCTCCGAGGGCAGGCGATCGCTGAGAGCGCGCACGGTCGATCCATGATGCGGCACGTTGCGCTCCGAACGGCGCTTTTCCATGACCTCCATGGTCTGCATATCCACCGGGAAGGTGATATGAGCCACCCCCTTATAGGAAAGAGCTGTGCGACAGGCGAGATCCACGACTCCTTCCACATGGGCCGGCCCCATGACCCGGCTGTTATAGATCGCCACATCCTGGAAGAGCTTATCAAGTTCGACATCCTGCTGTGTATAGGTATTGATCAGGTCGTGAAATTGCAAACCTGTGATGGCCAGAACCGGCTGACCATCAAGCTTGGCATCATAGAGCCCATTCAGAAGATGAATGCCTCCCGGCCCCGATGTGGCCAGGCAGACCCCGAGTTTGCCGGAAAACTTTGCATAGGCGCAGGCCATGAATGCTGCGGACTCTTCATGGCGAACCTGTATGAAGCGCACCGTATCCTGGCGCTTGCGAAGTGCTTCCATGATTCCGTTGATTCCATCACCTGGAAGGCCGAAAATTGTATCCACGCCCCAATCGACAAGCCGTTCAATTAAGATATCTGCCGCTGTATGTTTCATTGGTAAGAGTCTCCTGTCTGCACGCCGGCCGTTTATTTTTGCAGCTTCAGCAGCATCATGCCACGTCCCGAAACGGTCTTCATCCAGAGCTTTCTGTATGCTCAGCTGTCGCTCGGATCGCTGAAGCATTCTATCCATCCTGGAAAGGTAACAGTGTTGTCGCGGGACTACGCTTCGCAGAGGCTGCATGGATAGACTTAAACTATGGATCGCATTCTTTTCATGTATGAATGGCATTCGAAGCTGAAAACGAAATGCGAATGCGCAGCCTCGAACGAATCCATGGGAAAAAACAAAATAAAAAATCCTTTTCCAGCATGCACCTTGCAAGAGCACGAGACATATGACAGTTGGTCTCGCGAGAAGAGGAGAGAATGCTGGAATTTTCGATGATCAATGGCTCAAGCTCGGCTACCCAGGTCGTGCTTTGGTTTGGCCCCATGGGAACTGCCGCCCTCTGTTATTCCAGCTATTCGGCTCAACGCCTTGGAGTTCAGCAGATCTGGACCATTGGCAGCCTGGTCGTCACACCGCCTGTGTTCGTCCATGGACTCAATACCACGCCCCAGCCAAAACCGGAATCAGTCGCCAAGGAGGAAGCACGCTATGGACTCGCATAGTTCACAACATCCCATGCAAGGCATGAAGCAAAGGGGCGGAACCCGCTCCATGGGAGACATGGGTCATCCCTACAGTGAAGCCCGCTTTCGCATGCTGGAGACGCATCATAAGCAAACGCTCTGGGTTTACTGGACGCTGATCCTGTTCGGGGTCTGGATGCTGGTGGCCCCTTTCACCTTCGGTTCGCACAGCGCTCTCGTTCAGCCTGCGGGCGGGCGTTCCGTCTGGTTGAGTCTGGAGCAGCGCGCCACCGCTATGCTCTGGAGCGATCTCTTCTCCGGGTTTCTTCTGCTGATCTTCGGCTGGCGATCCTTGACTCCCAACCGGCCTTATAGCCTTTGGATATGCTGTTTCACGGGCATCTGGCTGACTCTGGCACCCATACTTTTCTGGGCCCCGAAGGCTGTTCTCTATCTGAATGATACCTTCATCGGCGCCTGGGTGATTGCTCTGACCGTCCTGATCGCCGGCATGCCCAACATGATGCTCTATATGGAAATGGGAGCCTCCATGCCCTCGGGATGGACCTATAATCCATCGAGCTGGCCACAGCGTTGGATTATGATCGTAACGGGCTTTTTGGGTTGGATAGTCTCTCGCTATCTGGCCGCCTATCAGCTCGGCTATACGGGTATGATGTGGGATCCCTTCTTTGAAGGCTCCGCCTCACGCGTCCTGACCTCGGATCTTTCCCGCAGCCTGCCCGTTTCGGACGCAGGTCTGGGCGCGATCGCCTACACATTCGAATGTCTCATGGGTTTCATGGGTGGCCCTGCTCGCTGGAGGACCATGCCCTGGATGGTCACATTCTTTGGAATCCTCGTGATTCCGCTGGGACTCGTGCATATCCTGCTTGTGATTTCACAGCCTGTGGTGGTAGGCGCGTGGTGCACCTTCTGTCTTCTGGCAGCAGCCATCATGCTCCCTATGATCCCTTTGGAAGTCGATGAAGTCGTCGCCATGGGTCAGTATCTTGCCCGCGTCCGGCGGCGTGGAGACTCACTTTGGAAAGCCTTTTGGAAAGGAGGGCCGGAGGAGGAGCAGCAGCATGAGGAGTCCATGCATGAAGCGCCTGAACTCCTGGCACTGCCGCAGAAGACCTCAGAGGTCTTGAAAGCTTCGTTCTGGGGATTCAGTCTGCCCTGGAATCTTATTCTCACAAGCCTCGTAGGGCTTTGGCTGATTTTCAGCCCCATGGTCTTCCAACCGGATCCCAAGGGCACCGAACTGCTTCAAGTGCTCGGGCTGCTGACCATAACATTCTCCGTATTGGCCATGGGTGAGGTCATTCGCAGCTGCCGCTATCTCAACGTCATTCTCGGGCTCGGGCTGGCTTCGATCCCGTTCGTCCTCAACACCGCAGGGTCTCTGCGGATTCATAACATCGCTGTCGGTCTTGCCATCGCCCTCTTGTCGATTCCCAAAGGGAAAATAGAGGAGCGTTACGGGACATGGCAGCGATGGATCCTTTAAGGAGAGCATCATGGAATCAAGTGCAGACAAGGAAGTGGTGGTCATCACAGGCGCATCAGCCGGCGTGGGGCGTGCGACGGCGCGGGCCTTTGGTCAACGCGGGGCCTCCGTGGCCTTGATCGCGCGCAATGAAAAACGGCTGGAACAGACCAAAGCGGAGATCGAGCAGGCCGGAGGAGAGGCCCTGGTGCTACCGCTCGATGTTTCCGATGCGCAAAGCATGGATGAGGCGGCGGAGACTGTGATGCGGACCTTCGGCAAAATTGATGTCTGGGTGAACAACGCCATGGTTTCCGTATTTTCACCCGTGAAGGAAACAAGTGCCGAGGAGTTCCGCCGTGTGACGGAAGTCACATATCTCGGCTACGTCCACGGCACACTCGCCGCGCTCCGGCATATGCTGCCCCGAAACAAAGGAACGATCGTGCAGGTGGGTTCGGCTTTGGCCTATCGCGGCATTCCCCTGCAGGCGGCCTACTGTGGAGCCAAGCACGCGATTCAAGGTTTTACGGAGTCACTGCGTGCGGAACTTTACCATGACAAAAGCAATGTTTGGGTCACCATGGTGCAGATGCCGGCTTTGAATACACCACAATTTGCCTGGAGCCGCTCACGCATGCCGCATAAGGCCCAGCCCGTGCCACCCATCTATCAACCGGAAGTTGCCGCTGAGGCCATCGTATGGAGCGCGCACCACCGACGTCGACAATTGAGTGTGGGGCTTTCCACCTCGATCGTGATTCATGGCAACAAAATTGCACCCGGCTTCGGTGATCACTATTTGGGGTGGACAGGTTATGCGTCGCAGCAGAGGCCTGAACTTCGTGATCCCAATCGTCCGGATAATCTTTTCGAGAGCGTTGCGGGTGATTACGCGGCGCATGGTGACTTTGATACAAGGGCTCACGGGTCAAGCCCTCAGCTCTGGATGAATACGCATCGAAGCATGATGCTGGGCGTAGGACTGGGCGCTGCAGCCCTCGGCTATCTGTTCAGCCGCAATCACTCGCATTGAAAAAGGCGCTCCTGCATGGCTCAGCTGTTTAGCAAAAAAGCCGATCACATTCTCAGAATGGTGCTGATCGGCATCGTGCTGCTGGGTGGACTCTCGATCGCTTTGGGTTACGGCTGGAGCTATTCATCCTTCAATACGAACGAACATATGGTCGTCCAGCAAACAGTGCCCTTCAGCCATGAGCATCATGTGGGAGGACTGGGCATCGACTGCCGCTACTGCCATACCTCGGTCGAAGTCTCGGCGCATGCCGGCCTGCCCGCAAGTTCCATCTGCATGAACTGTCATTCCCAGATCTGGTCCGAAAGCGCGATGCTGGAGCCTGTGCGGGATTCCTTTGCAGGGAAAAATCCTTTGGTTTGGGCCAAGGTGAACGATCTGCCTGATTTCGTCTATTTCAATCACAGCATCCATATCACCAAGGGCATCGGCTGTGAAAGCTGCCACGGGCGCGTCGATCGCATGCCCCTTATGGAAAAAGTTCACAGCTTTCATATGGAATGGTGCCTGGAATGCCATCGCGATCCCGCGCCGCATGTGCGACCAAGGGAAGCGCTCACCGTCATGGGATGGGAGCCGAAAAGCGCCGAGCAAGCGCCGGACGTCCTGGCCCGTCAGTACAAGGTGCAATCCAAAACAGACTGCTACGCCTGTCATCGTTAAAAGGAGTTCGCATGGACCAGTCGTCCCGTGACGATCATCAGCTTTCGCGCCGCCACCTCCTGCAGTGGATGGGAGGTTTATCCGCTCTGCTGGCCACGCCTGGCTGCGTTCGTCAGCCGCGCGAATACCTGATCCCCTATGCGCGCATGCCTGAACACATGATCCCGGGCGAGCCGCAGTTTTACGCCACGGCCATGCCCTCGGACGGTTACGGCATCGGACTTCTCGCCAAAACACATCTGGGTCGTCCGATTAAAATTGAAGGGAATCCGCAGCATCCGGCGAGTCTTGGAGCCACTGATGCCTTCGCCCAGGCGTCGATTCTTTCTCTTTATGACCCGGAACGCGCCCGTGCAGTCACAGGTCCCAAAGCAGTGGGAACATGGTCGGACTTTCGCCGTGCCCTGCGTCAGATGCTGGAAAATCCAGCCCGTATCACCGATGGAAAAATCCGCATCGTGCTGCCGCGCGAGACCTCGCCCACGGTTCTGGAAACGGTGAAGCAGCTGCAGCAGACCTGGCCCGGCATCATCTGGCATCGCATGGGGGCCTTGCCGCTCGGCGCGGAAGGACGGGTGGCCTCTGGGCTTTTGCGCAGGCCCGTGGATGCCGTTTATGATCTGACTCGCGCCGATCGGGTGCTGTCCTTCGATTACGATATCTTTTCGATGGGACCGGGTCGTTTGCGTTATGCTCGCGAACTTACGCAGCGACGCGGCGAAGATCGGCAGCAGGATATGAATCGGCTCTATAGCGTGCACACGACGCCGACACTTTTCAGCGCCTACGCTGATCATACGTTGCCTGTGTCTGTTCCCGGTTTGCGTGCGTCCCTACTCGCCCTGGCCCGCGCTCTGGGTGTG
This region includes:
- a CDS encoding DUF4142 domain-containing protein → MNENPGIGEKAGNIIRSATAQAAGIGTETTSTILKKLHVINRAEIEAGSIALQRGLSAAARDFGQHLISDHERMDREITQVARNFNVDLRDELSEESVRHLREKLEDVASNLREADPKEFDRIFGDSMYKAHKEAIAMTQNAEDDVSSDEVGQLLRSTVAALQHHVQLAERVQAQAQ
- a CDS encoding thiamine pyrophosphate-dependent enzyme, whose protein sequence is MKHTAADILIERLVDWGVDTIFGLPGDGINGIMEALRKRQDTVRFIQVRHEESAAFMACAYAKFSGKLGVCLATSGPGGIHLLNGLYDAKLDGQPVLAITGLQFHDLINTYTQQDVELDKLFQDVAIYNSRVMGPAHVEGVVDLACRTALSYKGVAHITFPVDMQTMEVMEKRRSERNVPHHGSTVRALSDRLPSEHDLHAAADLLNSGRKVAFLIGRGALNAGDTIEEMAEKLGAPIIKALLGKAAVPDTSPYTTGGLGLLGTRPSQEVMENCDTLFIIGSSFPYMEFYPKPGQARAIQLDMDPMRIGLRYPVEVGLIGDSQKTLQALSPLLKNKEDKSFLKKAQKGMEEWWELMEERGTRSDMPMKPQVVAWELGKRLSHDAIISSDSGTITTWWARQIRAKKGQMFSCSGTLATMACGLAYAVAAQIAFPHRQCVAFIGDGGFSMLPSELATCVKYKLPIKIIVIKNNTLGQIKWEQMVFLGNPEYGVDLQPIDFAALARAYGVAGFTIENPADCGRIMDEAFLHDGPALIEAVVDPFEPPLPGKIKFEQAKHFAEALARGQPYAGKIALTAMSDKVREMI
- a CDS encoding vitamin K epoxide reductase family protein, whose protein sequence is MDSHSSQHPMQGMKQRGGTRSMGDMGHPYSEARFRMLETHHKQTLWVYWTLILFGVWMLVAPFTFGSHSALVQPAGGRSVWLSLEQRATAMLWSDLFSGFLLLIFGWRSLTPNRPYSLWICCFTGIWLTLAPILFWAPKAVLYLNDTFIGAWVIALTVLIAGMPNMMLYMEMGASMPSGWTYNPSSWPQRWIMIVTGFLGWIVSRYLAAYQLGYTGMMWDPFFEGSASRVLTSDLSRSLPVSDAGLGAIAYTFECLMGFMGGPARWRTMPWMVTFFGILVIPLGLVHILLVISQPVVVGAWCTFCLLAAAIMLPMIPLEVDEVVAMGQYLARVRRRGDSLWKAFWKGGPEEEQQHEESMHEAPELLALPQKTSEVLKASFWGFSLPWNLILTSLVGLWLIFSPMVFQPDPKGTELLQVLGLLTITFSVLAMGEVIRSCRYLNVILGLGLASIPFVLNTAGSLRIHNIAVGLAIALLSIPKGKIEERYGTWQRWIL
- a CDS encoding SDR family oxidoreductase, coding for MESSADKEVVVITGASAGVGRATARAFGQRGASVALIARNEKRLEQTKAEIEQAGGEALVLPLDVSDAQSMDEAAETVMRTFGKIDVWVNNAMVSVFSPVKETSAEEFRRVTEVTYLGYVHGTLAALRHMLPRNKGTIVQVGSALAYRGIPLQAAYCGAKHAIQGFTESLRAELYHDKSNVWVTMVQMPALNTPQFAWSRSRMPHKAQPVPPIYQPEVAAEAIVWSAHHRRRQLSVGLSTSIVIHGNKIAPGFGDHYLGWTGYASQQRPELRDPNRPDNLFESVAGDYAAHGDFDTRAHGSSPQLWMNTHRSMMLGVGLGAAALGYLFSRNHSH
- a CDS encoding cytochrome c3 family protein; translated protein: MAQLFSKKADHILRMVLIGIVLLGGLSIALGYGWSYSSFNTNEHMVVQQTVPFSHEHHVGGLGIDCRYCHTSVEVSAHAGLPASSICMNCHSQIWSESAMLEPVRDSFAGKNPLVWAKVNDLPDFVYFNHSIHITKGIGCESCHGRVDRMPLMEKVHSFHMEWCLECHRDPAPHVRPREALTVMGWEPKSAEQAPDVLARQYKVQSKTDCYACHR